One part of the Eubalaena glacialis isolate mEubGla1 chromosome 19, mEubGla1.1.hap2.+ XY, whole genome shotgun sequence genome encodes these proteins:
- the OTOP2 gene encoding proton channel OTOP2, whose amino-acid sequence MSEEPPTGPKESPPAPRAARREVWKKGGRLLSVLLAVNVLLLACTLISGGAFNKVAVYDTDVFALLTTMMLLAVLWILFYLLRTVRCPDTDAIPHRDAHAGPIWLRGGLVLFGICTLVMDVFKTGYYSSSFECQSAIKILYPLTQAVFVIVQTYFLCISAKDCVHTHLDLTRCGLMFTLTTNLAIWMAAVVDESVHQAHSLSSSHGNTSHTRRVLDVARAGSPVGEVCSCNTAVCQIFQQGYFYLYPFNIEYSLFASTMLYVMWKNVGRLLASSAHGHSHTPSLLSLFRETFFAGPILGLMLFVVGLAVFIVYEVQVSGERGRAQQALVIYYGFNIVCLGLMTLVSLSGSVIYRFDRRAMDHRKNPTRSLDVALLVGAALGQYAISYYSIVAAVAGTPRELLAGLSLAHALLVIAQHTFQNIFIVESLHRAPPGAEPHGTPPKEPCHGLTFASLDTLHTLPAFPPTPRLVGPSPAGPQGAVSIISAPRGHWRCRCLKDISLFLLLCNIILWIMPAFGARPHFSNTVEVDFYGYSLWAAIVNICLPFGIFYRMHAVSSLLEVYILS is encoded by the exons ATGTCCGAGGAGCCGCCCACGGGCCCCAAGGAGAGCCCGCCGGCACCGCGGGCAGCCCGCCGCGAGGTGTGGAAGAAGGGCGGCCGCCTGCTGTCCGTGCTGCTGGCCGTGAACGTGCTGCTCCTCGCCTGCACGCTCATCAGCGGCGGCGCCTTCAACAAGGTGGCGGTGTATGACACCGACGTGTTCGCCCTGCTCACCACCATGATGCTGCTGGCTGTGCTCTGGATCCTCTTCTACCTCCTTCGCACCGTGCGCTGCCCCGACACCGACGCCATCCCCCACCGGGACGCGCACGCGGGCCCCATCTGGCTCCGAG GTGGGCTGGTGCTGTTTGGGATCTGCACTCTCGTCATGGATGTCTTCAAGACCGGCTACTACTCCAGTTCCTTTGAGTGCCAGTCAGCCATCAAAATCCTGTACCCTCTGACCCAGGCCGTGTTTGTCATTGTCCAG ACTTATTTTCTCTGCATCTCCGCTAAAGACTGTGTTCACACCCACCTGGACCTGACTCG ATGTGGTCTCATGTTCACACTCACCACCAACCTGGCCATCTGGATGGCAGCCGTGGTGGACGAATCGGTGCACCAGGCCCATTCCCTCAGCAGTTCTCACGGCAACACCAGCCATACCCGCCGCGTTCTGGACG TGGCGCGTGCGGGCAGCCCAGTCGGAGAAGTCTGCTCCTGCAACACGGCCGTCTGCCAGATCTTCCAGCAGGGCTACTTCTACCTGTACCCCTTCAACATCGAGTACAGCCTCTTTGCTTCCACCATGCTCTACGTCATGTGGAAGAACGTGGGCAGGCTGCTGGCCTCCTCTGCCCATGGCCACAGCCACACACCGTCCCTGCTCAGCCTCTTCCGGGAGACCTTTTTTGCCGGCCCGATCCTGGGCCTGATGCTCTTTGTGGTGGGGCTGGCCGTCTTCATCGTCTACGAGGTCCAAGTGAGTGGGGAGAGAGGCCGCGCCCAGCAGGCCCTGGTCATCTACTACGGCTTCAACATCGTCTGTCTGGGGCTCATGACCTTGGTCAGCCTGAGTGGCTCAGTCATCTACCGTTTTGACCGCCGGGCCATGGACCACCGTAAGAACCCCACGCGCAGCCTGGACGTGGCTCTGCTGGTGGGTGCCGCCCTGGGCCAGTACGCCATCTCCTACTACTCTATCGTGGCTGCAGTGGCGGGCACACCCAGGGAGCTGCTGGCGGGGCTCAGCCTGGCCCACGCTCTGCTCGTGATTGCCCAGCACaccttccagaacattttcatcgttGAGAGCCTCCACCGGGCTCCCCCCGGGGCTGAGCCTCATGGTACTCCCCCCAAGGAGCCCTGCCACGGCCTCACCTTTGCCAGCCTGGACACCCTCCACACCTTGCCtgccttcccacccacccccaggctgGTTGGCCCCAGCCCAGCAGGACCTCAGGGAGCAGTGAGCATCATCTCGGCCCCCAGGGGCCACTGGAGATGCCGGTGCTTGAAGGACATTTCTCTGTTTCTCCTGCTCTGCAACATCATC CTGTGGATCATGCCCGCCTTCGGGGCCCGCCCTCACTTCAGCAACACCGTGGAGGTGGACTTCTATGGCTACTCCCTCTGGGCAGCCATCGTCAACATCTGCCTGCCCTTCGGCATCTTCTACCGCATGCATgctgtctccagcctgctggaggTCTACATACTGTCCTGA